The Caulifigura coniformis genome includes a region encoding these proteins:
- a CDS encoding biotin/lipoyl-containing protein — MSPDREILLPELGAGPHPIRVVQWLVDRDSEILAGDRILEVVATSVLFVVNSPWSGILRAQRVSVDEVVNPGDIVAVIETSEDS; from the coding sequence ATGTCTCCTGACCGCGAAATCCTACTCCCGGAACTTGGCGCCGGCCCGCATCCCATTCGCGTCGTGCAGTGGCTCGTTGATCGTGATTCTGAAATCCTCGCCGGCGACCGGATCCTCGAGGTGGTCGCCACCAGCGTGCTCTTTGTCGTGAATTCACCCTGGTCCGGCATCCTGCGAGCGCAACGCGTCAGCGTCGACGAAGTGGTGAACCCGGGGGACATCGTCGCGGTCATCGAGACTTCGGAGGACTCATGA
- a CDS encoding PQQ-binding-like beta-propeller repeat protein, whose amino-acid sequence MRTNSLALFLAMTAGLVPVAALADDWPQWSGPKRDAVWRESGIVDRFPEGGPPIRWRVKIGGGYAGPAVAQGRVFVTDRQLKQGASDPSNPFERGAIPATERVLCLDEKDGREIWKHEYDCPYTVSYPAGPRCTPTVDGDRVYTLGSEGHLFCFRVATGEIVWSKQLLKDFERKRSPVWGFAAHPLVHGDKLICLVGGEGTAVVAFDKGTGKELWRAGDSLTDHAPGYCPPMIIEHGEREILLAFYPEGLHALDPETGKSIWFYEWEIQNGLTVPMPRVVGNRIFLTTFYNGSRMLQLSADGGSVSEIWKRKGRSERNTDALHSIMPTPWFDGGLIFGIDSYGELRCLDAANGDRLWMTYDATGGKSDRWANAFLVKHDDRFFIPNEKGDLIVARLDRDGYHELSRAHLIEPTGSAQQRKIVWSHPAFANRSIYLRNDEEIVSASLAK is encoded by the coding sequence ATGCGCACAAATTCGCTGGCTCTGTTTCTGGCCATGACTGCCGGCCTCGTGCCCGTCGCGGCGCTGGCCGACGACTGGCCCCAGTGGTCAGGGCCAAAACGCGACGCCGTCTGGCGTGAATCCGGGATTGTCGACAGGTTTCCGGAAGGGGGCCCTCCGATTCGCTGGCGAGTGAAGATCGGCGGAGGATATGCAGGTCCCGCTGTGGCGCAGGGGCGTGTCTTCGTCACGGATCGGCAGTTGAAACAAGGGGCGTCCGATCCTTCGAACCCGTTCGAACGCGGGGCCATTCCGGCGACCGAGCGCGTTCTCTGCCTTGATGAGAAGGACGGTCGCGAGATCTGGAAACACGAGTACGACTGTCCCTACACCGTCAGCTACCCCGCCGGTCCCCGCTGCACTCCGACCGTCGACGGCGACCGCGTTTACACGCTGGGCTCAGAGGGCCACCTGTTCTGCTTCCGGGTGGCGACCGGAGAGATCGTCTGGTCGAAGCAACTGCTCAAGGACTTTGAACGGAAGCGTTCGCCCGTGTGGGGCTTCGCCGCTCATCCACTCGTTCATGGGGACAAGCTGATCTGCCTCGTCGGAGGGGAGGGAACCGCCGTCGTTGCGTTCGACAAGGGGACCGGCAAGGAACTCTGGCGGGCGGGAGATTCCCTGACCGACCATGCGCCGGGTTACTGTCCGCCCATGATCATCGAGCACGGCGAACGTGAGATCCTGCTCGCGTTCTATCCCGAAGGACTGCATGCTCTCGACCCGGAAACCGGCAAGTCGATCTGGTTCTACGAGTGGGAGATTCAGAACGGCCTCACCGTCCCGATGCCCCGAGTCGTCGGCAACCGCATCTTTCTGACGACCTTCTACAACGGTTCGCGGATGCTGCAGCTGTCGGCGGACGGCGGTTCCGTCTCGGAAATCTGGAAACGTAAGGGGCGCAGCGAGCGCAACACCGATGCCTTGCACTCGATCATGCCCACTCCCTGGTTCGATGGCGGCCTGATCTTCGGGATCGACAGCTACGGCGAGCTCCGGTGTCTGGACGCGGCCAACGGCGACCGCCTCTGGATGACCTACGACGCAACCGGCGGCAAATCCGATCGCTGGGCCAACGCGTTCCTCGTGAAGCACGACGATCGCTTTTTCATTCCCAATGAAAAGGGGGACCTGATCGTCGCCAGGCTCGACCGTGACGGTTACCACGAGCTGAGCCGGGCGCACCTGATCGAACCAACCGGCAGCGCCCAGCAGCGCAAGATCGTGTGGTCCCACCCGGCCTTCGCCAATCGATCCATCTATCTCCGCAACGATGAAGAAATCGTCAGCGCCTCGTTGGCGAAATGA